Proteins found in one Triticum aestivum cultivar Chinese Spring chromosome 4D, IWGSC CS RefSeq v2.1, whole genome shotgun sequence genomic segment:
- the LOC123097478 gene encoding beta-adaptin-like protein C, giving the protein MSGHDSKYFSTTKKGEIPELKEELNSQYKDKRKDAVKKVIAAMTVGKDVSSLFTDVVNCMQTENLELKKLVYLYLINYAKSQPDLAILAVNTFVKDSQDPNPLIRALAVRTMGCIRVDKITEYLCDPLQRCLKDDDPYVRKTAAICVAKLYDINAELVEDRGFLEALKDLISDNNPMVVANAVAALAEIQDSSARPIFEITSHTLTKLLTALNECTEWGQVFILDSLSRYKATDARDAENIVERVTPRLQHANCAVVLSAVKIILLQMELITSTDVVRNLCKKMAPPLVTLLSAEPEIQYVALRNINLIVQKRPTILAHEIKVFFCKYNDPIYVKMEKLEIMIKLASDRNIDQVLLEFKEYATEVDVDFVRKAVRAIGRCAIKLERAAERCISVLLELIKIKVNYVVQEAIIVIKDIFRRYPNTYESIIATLCESLDTLDEPEAKASMIWIIGEYAERIDNADELLESFLDTFPEEPALVQLQLLTATVKLFLKKPTEGPQQMIQAVLNNATVETDNPDLRDRAYIYWRLLSTDPEAAKDVVLAEKPVISDDSNQLDSSLLDELLANISTLSSVYHKPPEAFVSRVKAAPRADDEEFADAGETGYSESPSQGVDGASPSSSTGTSSNVPVKQPAAAAAAVAAPIPDLLGDLMGLDNALVPVDEPKASSGPPLPVVLPSTTGQGLQISAQLVRRDGQIYYDISFENGTHGVLDGFMIQFNKNTFGLAAGGPLQVPPLQPGSSARTLLAMVFSQNVSPGAPNSLLQVAVKNNQQPVWYFSDKGLLHVFFGEDGKMERTSFLEAWKSLPDDNEFSKEYPNSVISSIDATVEHLAASNVFFIAKRKNANMDVLYLSAKVPRGIPFLIELTAAVGVPGAKCAVKTPNREFVPLFFEAMESLIN; this is encoded by the exons ATGAGCGGGCACGACTCCAAGTACTTCTccaccaccaaaaagggggagatccccgagctcaaggaggagctcaactCCCAGTACAAG GACAAGAGAAAAGATGCTGTCAAGAAAGTGATTGCAGCGATGACCGTTGGAAAAGATGTCTCATCATTGTTTACGGATGTCGTGAACTGTATGCAGACTGAGAACTTGGAGCTGAAAAAACTAGTATATTTATATCTCATCAACTATGCTAAAAGTCAACCAGATCTAGCGATACTTGCCGTGAACACATTTGTTAAG GATTCACAAGATCCAAATCCACTGATCCGTGCTTTGGCTGTGAGGACAATGGGTTGCATCCGTGTAGACAAAATCACAGAGTATCTGTGCGACCCTCTTCAAAGATGCCTCAAG GACGATGATCCTTATGTGCGGAAGACAGCAGCTATTTGTGTTGCTAAGCTTTATGATATAAATGCTGAGCTAGTGGAGGACAGAGGATTTCTAGAGGCCCTCAAAGACTTAATTTCTGACAATAATCCTATGGTGGTTGCAAATGCTGTTGCTGCTCTGGCAGAGATTCAAGACAGTAGTGCTCGTCCGATCTTTGAGATCACCAGCCATACATTGACAAAGCTTCTGACTGCTCTGAATGAGTGCACAGA GTGGGGACAAGTTTTCATTCTTGATTCTCTGTCAAGGTACAAAGCAACAGATGCAAGGGACGCAGAAAATATAGTGGAACGAGTTACACCCCGTCTTCAACATGCAAACTGTGCAGTTGTTCTTTCTGCTGTCAAG ATAATCCTTCTACAAATGGAGCTCATTACAAGCACTGATGTTGTCCGGAATCTCTGCAAGAAAATGGCACCCCCTCTGGTTACTCTACTGTCCGCAGAGCCCGAGATTCAGTATGTAGCATTGAGAAATATCAATCTGATTGTTCAAAAAAGGCCTACAATACTTGCACATGAAATTAAG GTCTTCTTTTGCAAGTACAATGACCCAATATATGTCAAGATGGAAAAGTTAGAGATTATGATAAAGCTTGCGTCAGATAGGAACATTGATCAG GTACTATTGGAGTTCAAAGAGTATGCCACAGAGGTTGATGTTGACTTTGTGAGGAAAGCTGTACGTGCGATTGGAAGATGTGCAATTAAATTGGAGAGAGCTGCTGAAAGGTGCATCAGTGTCTTGCTTGAGCTGATCAAGATAAAGGTTAATTATGTCGTACAGGAAGCTATCATTGTTATCAAAGACATCTTTAGACGCTATCCTAACAC ATATGAGTCTATCATCGCAACACTTTGTGAAAGTTTGGACACTTTAGATGAACCAGAGGCTAAG GCATCAATGATTTGGATAATTGGAGAATATGCCGAAAGAATTGACAATGCTGATGAACTCCTTGAGAGTTTCTTGGATACATTCCCAGAAGAACCAGCATTAGTTCAACTGCAGTTGCTAACAGCGACTGTTAAGTTGTTTCTTAAGAAGCCAACTGAGGGGCCCCAGCAGATGATACAG GCTGTTCTCAATAATGCCACAGTTGAAACAGACAATCCTGATCTGCGTGATCGAGCTTACATATACTGGCGACTTCTTTCTACTGATCCTGAG GCAGCAAAAGATGTTGTTCTGGCAGAGAAGCCTGTGATCAGCGATGACTCTAACCAGCTTGACTCTTCGCTTCTTGATGAGTTATTAGCAAACATTTCTACATTATCATCAGTTTATCACAAGCCCCCAGAAGCCTTTGTTAGCCGTGTTAAGGCAGCTCCTAGGGCGGATGATGAGGAGTTTGCTGATGCTGGAGAAACTGGGTATTCGGAGTCACCATCTCAGGGAGTGGATGGGGCATCACCGTCCTCTAGTACTGGCACTTCATCAAATGTACCAGTGAAGCAGCCGGCAGCTGCAGCCGCAGCAGTTGCTGCTCCGATCCCAGATCTCCTAGGTGATTTAATGGGTTTGGATAATGCCCTGGTTCCTGTTGACGAACCTAAAGCATCTTCAGG ACCTCCACTCCCTGTTGTATTGCCTTCAACCACTGGCCAAGGTCTCCAGATCAGTGCGCAACTGGTGCGACGGGATGGCCAGATATACTATGATATATCTTTTGAGAATGGGACCCATGGTGTATTAGATGGATTTATGATTCAGTTTAACAAGAACACATTTGGTCTTGCAGCCGGTGGACCACTTCAG GTTCCTCCACTCCAACCTGGGTCCTCAGCCAGGACGCTCCTAGCTATGGTTTTCTCCCAGAATGTCTCTCCTGGAGCACCAAACTCGTTACTGCAGGTTGCAGTGAAGAATAATCAGCAACCTGTGTGGTATTTCAGCGACAAAGGCTTGCTGCATGTGTTCTTTGGTGAAGATGGCAAAATGGAGCGGACGAGTTTTCTTGAG GCCTGGAAATCTTTACCTGATGACAATGAATTTTCAAAAGAATACCCCAATTCTGTCATCAGCAGCATAGATGCCACCGTTGAACACCTTGCAGCATCAAATGTGTTCTTTATTGCCAAGCGGAAAAATGCAAACATGGATGTGCTGTATCTGTCTGCGAAGGTCCCCCGTGGGATTCCATTTCTGATAGAGCTTACTGCTGCTGTTGGTGTTCCTGGTGCCAAGTGTGCAGTCAAGACTCCAAACAGGGAGTTTGTGCCTCTATTCTTTGAAGCTATGGAGTCTCTTATCAATTAA